TCCGGAAACTTCCTGCCTTTTCATCTTCATATCCGGAATACTCCAGAATCTGGGTCAGATAGTCAATGCCTTCCTCATATGGCTCTGCTGCTTCCTCCTCAGAATTCCCGGAACTGCTCCGTACCAGCTGGCTGAAATCGTACGATTCATATTCTGCAAAACCGGCGTTCATCATCTGCTCGGAAAACAGTCCGCTCTTTCTGGCGAAATCCGTCAGTTCTGAAATTTTTCCCTGTATCGGCTCAATATCCCGGCCAAAAGAAGCGGCCTTTTTCGCCAGCTCAAAATACATCTGGAACAGGTTTGTCCCGTCCGCGGACAAAAGCAGTTCTTTATTTGTTTTCAGATACCCTTTCATGATGCCAATTAATTCCATGGTTTTGCGCATCCAGACCACAGCGTTAAAAACAGCTCCGGTTCCCAGCACATAATCCCTTGCCAGATGCTGGTCCATGGCTTTCAGGGAAAGGCCGGACATACGCTCGTAATACTCTCTGGCCCAGGGGGCAATCTGCTCCGGCAGAGACACGGGTGCAAAAGAAGCCATGGCCGGAAACTGCTTCTCCGGCATTTCCAGATCTTTGCACAGCTTCTGATAAGCCCGATAGCTTCCCATCAGAAATTTATAATATTCCTGGCATTTTCTGCCGCTGAGCATATACCTGCGCATAAACATGGAAGTCTGGTGCATGGCTGCCATGGCAAACACTGCCACATATTTTTCCTCTCCTGCAAATATCTTCTTATAATCTTCCGGGGAATTGTATGGGAATGCATAAAACATGCAGTCCGTATTAGCCATATAATTGCACGCACAGGTGCCGGAAAGGCTCTCCAGCATACCGATGATACTGCCGGCCTCCATATCAAATTCGTCATTCTCTGAAACAGCCCGGACGCTGCCCTGCAAAATGATATACAGACCTTTCAGTCTGTCTCCCTTTTTCAAAAACTGTTTTCCTCTGCTTACTTTTACTGTTTCCATGTACTCCTCCTGTACTTCAATCCACTAACGTCTGCCCCCGAAAAACAGGGAATAAAGCAGCAGTATCAATATAACGGGCACCAGAATCGGAAGCAGGAATGCCACCACGTTTGCCACGATTACAATGATGAGAACCGCCGCCAGAATCAGCAGCAATTTTCCATACCAGCTATTCAGTTTCAGTCCGCCAAACCGTACGTCCCATCCCTCCTGTTCGGAATAGTCCGCGCGAAATCCCCGGCCGGATGTTTCATTTCGCTGTCTGTAATCTTCCGAATAATACTGGCTTCCCTCATAATTTCCAAATTTCCCGGTGGTATCAATCAGCGTCTTGGCAATCAGTCTGGGATTCCCAAGACGGGCGGTAACTTCTTCCTCGCTCTGGCCTTTTCTGGCTTCTTCCCGGATATAATTGTCATAATATTTTACATTTTCGTTGATTGCCGCCTGGTCCAGCTCTCCCTGCAGGGCAATCTGCAATTCATGTAAGAATTCCTGTTTTGTCATGAAAGCTCTCCTGTTTTCCTGTTTGTACACTCCATTCAATATTTTTATCAACTATTTATCATTCTATCACACTATACTTTTTTTTTCACCATTTTTCCCAAATTTTTTTCAAAAAATCTCTTGACAAATTCCTGAAACTGGAGTAAGATATAAAACGTTCAATCGAGCATTTATAATATGTGTGTGTAGCTCAGCTGGATAGAGCACTTGGCTACGGACCAAGGTGTCGGGAGTTCGAATCTTCTCACGCACGTAGAAAAACTCATGAGAGTCCATCTCATGAGTTTTTGTTATTTTATGAAAAAGAATCCTGTCCCGCACGGATTACGCAGCAGTAAATTTCATTTCCGCCAGCTGCACATAATTGTTTTATCATATAGAAAATGCTTTCACGCATCAGCGTGACACCCTAATCCTGTAAGACAGGAAACGGGGTTCCGTCAAAGCCCGGAACCCTTATATTCTGTATAGCATCCCTTTGTATCACGTTTCACTTCGTAAAGGGCCTCGTCCGCACAGTTCAGCAGTTCTTCCACACTGATACCAGAATTCTCCGTACAGGCAAAACCGGCAGAAGCACCGATGGTCAGTGATTTTCCCGCAGACATGGTAACCCTGTACCGTTTCAGTATATTGTAAAAATTATCCAGAAGTTTCACAATTTTCCCTCTGTCTCTGCAGCCGAAAATCATCATGCAGAATTCATCACCGGAACGTCTGGACGTCATCACATTTTCTGAGGGCATGGACTGCATAACGGCAGCAAAACTCTGCAGGTATTTGTCCCCGGCGTCATGGCCGAAATTGTCGTTAATCCCTTTAAAATAATCTAAATCCAGCATAACCACAGCACAGACTTCTCCTTCCGGCATTTTCTTAAGAATCTCTGCCGCCCGCTGTTTGAAATACGGATATTTATACAGGCCGGTCAGAGCGTCATGGGTATTTTCATACTGCATCTGTTTCTTTTCCATAATATCTCTGGTGACGTCAGTGACAACGCCCAGACAGCTCTGTTCCGATTCTTTTCTGTGTATCCGTATATATTTCAGGCTGCTAATCTGGAACACATCCTGTTCCCCTTCCAGAGGATGTTCCGTTATATTCTGAATATACCGCTCAAACAATGCGGAATTTCCATATAGTTCTCCGGCACTCTGAGGCGGGATTTCCAGCAGTTCCCGCAGACCTGATGTAACAAACACATGGTTGATATCTTTCTCATATTCAAAGGCTGCCAGCGGTATACCGCTGATTTCGATAATGGCGGAAATCCGGTCAGAACTGTTTATGATACTCTTTACCATGGTATTAATTCCATGGCTCAGTTTTTCAAATTCCAGATTCCCTCCCACCTCCACGGTAGTATCCAGATTCCCGTTGGTAATCACGGATAATCCTTCTATGATAGCATGGATTCCGTTCACTACCTTATCTTTCACCAGATAATTCAGAAGGAAAATAGCCACTGCTTCTATCAGTACCAGATATAACAGAGTATTGAACACACTTTCCATAAGTTTCCGAAGCAGCACTTCCCGCGGCAGCGCCGCACAGAGCAGCAAATCTTCATAAGGCCTGGAAGCCACAAACATAACCTCCCCGTCTTTCCCTTCTTTATATGCGCCTTCACTGCAATCCTCTACTTCTTCCAGCTGATAACAGGGAGCCTCAAATTCCTGGTTCATTCCGCTGGAATGGCCGGCAATTTCTCCCG
The Lachnospiraceae bacterium JLR.KK002 DNA segment above includes these coding regions:
- a CDS encoding DUF1700 domain-containing protein translates to MTKQEFLHELQIALQGELDQAAINENVKYYDNYIREEARKGQSEEEVTARLGNPRLIAKTLIDTTGKFGNYEGSQYYSEDYRQRNETSGRGFRADYSEQEGWDVRFGGLKLNSWYGKLLLILAAVLIIVIVANVVAFLLPILVPVILILLLYSLFFGGRR
- a CDS encoding diguanylate cyclase, encoding MQKTFIKYTFAIMTAAIFLIFLINTLYTLHSLKSQQLNAFRAKMEQVIHILENNQAELEIMNKNLDLDYLTRVRAAAYIFDRQQDVSKNVSEMQYLADLLNVDELHIIDENGIIVSASVAAYVGMDMADHKQTREFLQILESDDEDAYLIQEMQPNAAIGKMMKYVGIARKGQKGIVQVGFEPVRQIEAQSRNTCEYIFSRFPTDEGEEIFAIDTATGEIAGHSSGMNQEFEAPCYQLEEVEDCSEGAYKEGKDGEVMFVASRPYEDLLLCAALPREVLLRKLMESVFNTLLYLVLIEAVAIFLLNYLVKDKVVNGIHAIIEGLSVITNGNLDTTVEVGGNLEFEKLSHGINTMVKSIINSSDRISAIIEISGIPLAAFEYEKDINHVFVTSGLRELLEIPPQSAGELYGNSALFERYIQNITEHPLEGEQDVFQISSLKYIRIHRKESEQSCLGVVTDVTRDIMEKKQMQYENTHDALTGLYKYPYFKQRAAEILKKMPEGEVCAVVMLDLDYFKGINDNFGHDAGDKYLQSFAAVMQSMPSENVMTSRRSGDEFCMMIFGCRDRGKIVKLLDNFYNILKRYRVTMSAGKSLTIGASAGFACTENSGISVEELLNCADEALYEVKRDTKGCYTEYKGSGL